One Gordonia pseudamarae genomic window, CCGGCCTCAGCATCCCGGCCTCAGCATCCCGTTGACAGCAGGCCGGTGTCACAGGCCTTCTGCCGATTGCGTTTGTGTTCTTCGTAGTCGTCGGCGAACAACGTGTTGCCGTCCTTGTCGATGGACACGAAGTACAGCCACTGACCCGTGGCGGGGTGTTCGGTCGCCTCCAGCGCACGCTCCCCGACCGCGCCGATCGGTGTCGGCGGCAAACCGGAGATCTGGTAGGTGTTCCACGGGTTCGCGTCGCTGTAGGCGTCGCCGTGCACGTCGATGTTGGTGACCTCCGCCCTGTAGTTGGATGTCGAATCCATCTCCAGGCGCTGGTCCTTGGCAAGCCGGTTCAGGATGACCCGGGCGACCTTCGGGAAGTCGTCGGCATTCTTGGCCTCCCGCTCGACGATCGAGGCGGTGATCAGGGTCTCGTACGGCGTCAGTCCCGAACCGTTGTCGTTGAGCAGACCCCAGTTCTCGAACCGGCTCACACTCTGTGAGACCAGCTGGGTCAGGATCGCGTCGGCCGAATGCTCGGGATTGATGTAGTCCCAGGTGCCGGGTGCGATGAGCCCTTCGAGCCGGCGGAAATCACCTTTGACAGCGGTCGCGGTCACCCACTTGTGTGCCCACTCCGGCACGCCGAGCGCGGCGGGGTCGGCGGTCGCGGCGACCTTCTCCAACTCTTCGACGGTCACCCCACGGTGTGCACCGTTCACGTCGACCTCGGTGGCGTCGGCGATCATCTGGAAGATGCCCGGTGTGGTCTTGCCGTCGATGCCCTTCTTCGATTCGAGTTGCAGACCTTCGGGGACGTTCATCAGGCCCACGCGGTGCACCTTGGAGGTATCGGTCATCATCTCGACCGCGGTGGCGGCCGGGATCTGGGTGCGTAGCTTGTAGAAGCCGCCCTCCATTGTGCGTCCGTCGGCGGCGTTGACGAAGGCCCGTGAGCTCTTGACCACATCGCGGTCGGCGAGGATGTCCCCGAAGTCGCTCAGCGTGGAGTTGGCCGGGATCTCCACGATCACGTCGGCTGCGCCGGTCGCGTCGGAGTAGTCGGCAGCGCCGATCACGCCGAGGGTGCGCAGTGCGACATATCCGAGTCCGCCGACCATCGCCAGCAGGAACACCAGCACGAAGGCAAGTACCATGCGTGTGCGGGTGCGCCTGCGGGCCTTGTCGGCGGCGCCGCCGTCGGTACCGCCCCGGCGTCGACCCTCGCGCCGGTCCGACCTGGTCCGGGTGTCGGTCCCGGCATCGGAACCGGCGGCCGACGCCGACCGCGCGGTGCCGGTGTGCCCGAAATCCGGGTGACCTGAGTCCGAGTGCCCGGCATCGGCGCCGGTGGCGTCGATCAGTCCGGTGCCGGCCTGCCCGGTACCCGCGTGCGGACGGCCGGTGAGCGGGGCGCCCCGCTCACCGCCGTCCTGGACATTCGGGCCCGGTCCGACGTGCGGGCCCGGCACCGGTCCACCGGCACCGGTGGGTATGCCCGTATGCGCGGGCCGCGAATACTGGGGACGCCCGCCTGTCGTGGCGGGCGGTTCCGGCCGGCGCCGCGGCGGTGCGGCCCGGCCCGCGGGCGGTTGGGCGGGCGCCGGGTAGGTGTCACGTGCGGGCCGGGCGGGACCGGGCGTGGGCCGGGGGGCGATCCGTTGCGGCATCGACCGTTCGGAATCGGCGGGCGGGGTGTCGACGGAGTCCTCACGACGACGCCGGTGCCGGGTCATCGGCCGGTCGGGGTTCGGCTGGGTGAAGTAACGCAGACGATCGGCTTCCGATTGCGCCGGGTCCGATCCGGTACTGCGGTGACGGTGTCCCCGATAGTGCTCATCGTCCACGGGGAGACTCCCCTGCCGCGTCAACCAGAGCGCTCACCGAAGCGCACCCTCGACGGTGCCTCGCGTCATCGTCCCGCATCCAGCCACCCTTGCAGAATAGCCACCGCCGCGGCCTGATCAATCACCTGACGCGACGACTTCACCGAGCGTCCGCTGGCCCGCAGCGCCTGCTGGGCGGTGACCGTGGTGAACCGTTCGTCGAAGTACTCCACCGGTACCGGCGCGACGGCCGCGGCGACGGCATCGCCGAACGTGCGGGCGGCCTCGGCGGCCGCACCCGTGGTGTTGCGCAGGGTGCGGGGCAACCCGATCACCACCGCGGCCACCTCGTACTCGGCCGCCAGCGCCGAGATCCGGTCCACGTCGGCGTGCCCGCCGACGGTCCGGGCCACTGTCTCCACCGGCGTCGCCAGAATGCGGTCGGGGTCGCACACCGCGACCCCGATACGCACGCTACCG contains:
- the ruvX gene encoding Holliday junction resolvase RuvX; translated protein: MSPEGGGRPGRVLGIDVGSVRIGVAVCDPDRILATPVETVARTVGGHADVDRISALAAEYEVAAVVIGLPRTLRNTTGAAAEAARTFGDAVAAAVAPVPVEYFDERFTTVTAQQALRASGRSVKSSRQVIDQAAAVAILQGWLDAGR
- the mltG gene encoding endolytic transglycosylase MltG; this encodes MDDEHYRGHRHRSTGSDPAQSEADRLRYFTQPNPDRPMTRHRRRREDSVDTPPADSERSMPQRIAPRPTPGPARPARDTYPAPAQPPAGRAAPPRRRPEPPATTGGRPQYSRPAHTGIPTGAGGPVPGPHVGPGPNVQDGGERGAPLTGRPHAGTGQAGTGLIDATGADAGHSDSGHPDFGHTGTARSASAAGSDAGTDTRTRSDRREGRRRGGTDGGAADKARRRTRTRMVLAFVLVFLLAMVGGLGYVALRTLGVIGAADYSDATGAADVIVEIPANSTLSDFGDILADRDVVKSSRAFVNAADGRTMEGGFYKLRTQIPAATAVEMMTDTSKVHRVGLMNVPEGLQLESKKGIDGKTTPGIFQMIADATEVDVNGAHRGVTVEELEKVAATADPAALGVPEWAHKWVTATAVKGDFRRLEGLIAPGTWDYINPEHSADAILTQLVSQSVSRFENWGLLNDNGSGLTPYETLITASIVEREAKNADDFPKVARVILNRLAKDQRLEMDSTSNYRAEVTNIDVHGDAYSDANPWNTYQISGLPPTPIGAVGERALEATEHPATGQWLYFVSIDKDGNTLFADDYEEHKRNRQKACDTGLLSTGC